From the genome of Nicotiana sylvestris chromosome 2, ASM39365v2, whole genome shotgun sequence, one region includes:
- the LOC104235758 gene encoding phospholipase A1-IIgamma-like, with protein sequence MASMAEKWEQLSGKNNWEGLLDPLDVDLRKYIIQYGELAHVTYDTFIDEKASKYAGASRYSMENLFTRAGLDPLKYKVTKYFYATSSIPLPSAFLVKSLSREAWNKESNFMGYIAVATDEGKVALGRRDIVIAWRGTIQTLEWVNDLEFLLIPGPKVFGDGGLLPLFQPLVHHGFYNIYTSEDPRSMFNQASARDQVLEEVKRLVEEYKNEEVSITVAGHSLGASLATLNAVDIAFNGFNKTSSGKEFPVTAFVFASPKVGDLNFQKAFSKLKNLHILRIHNLLDIVPKYPPIGFIDVGEEIIIDTTKSPYLKLNPGDPHTRHNLEGYLHGIDGTQGIGVLAGFKLEVNRDLALVNRIWDMLKDEYCIPAAWWTEKHKGMVQQEDGTWLLLDREDYDLVRDI encoded by the exons ATGGCAAGTATGGCTGAGAAATGGGAGCAACTTAGTGGCAAAAACAATTGGGAAGGGCTTTTAGATCCATTGGATGTTGATCTTCGTAAATATATTATTCAATATGGAGAATTGGCTCATGTAACTTATGACACCTTCATCGATGAGAAAGCATCCAAATATGCAGGAGCTAGCAGATACTCGATGGAAAATCTTTTTACTAGAGCAGGACTTGACCCACTCAAGTATAAAGTAACCAAATACTTTTATGCAACTTCATCCATTCCACTCCCTAGTGCTTTCCTTGTAAAATCATTGTCAAGGGAAGCATGGAATAAGGAATCAAATTTTATGGGGTATATTGCTGTGGCTACTGATGAGGGTAAAGTTGCACTGGGAAGGAGGGATATCGTAATTGCTTGGCGAGGAACAATTCAGACACTGGAGTGGGTTAATGACCTTGAATTTTTACTTATCCCTGGACCAAAAGTATTTGGTGATGGGGGTTTACTTCCTTTGTTCCAACCATTGGTGCATCATGGCTTCTATAATATTTATACATCAGAAGATCCACGATCAATGTTTAATCAGGCTAGTGCCAGAGACCAG GTTCTTGAAGAAGTGAAACGATTGGTTGAGGAATATAAAAATGAAGAGGTTAGCATAACAGTGGCTGGCCATAGCCTAGGTGCATCACTTGCGACCCTAAATGCAGTTGACATAGCTTTCAATGGATTCAACAAAACGAGCAGTGGCAAGGAGTTTCCAGTGACAGCTTTTGTATTCGCAAGTCCTAAAGTTGGGGATCTCAATTTTCAGAAGGCCTTTTCCAAACTGAAAAATCTTCATATCCTAAGAATTCATAACCTATTAGACATTGTTCCGAAATACCCACCCATTGGCTTTATAGACGTTGGTGAGGAAATAATAATTGACACCACAAAATCCCCGTATTTGAAGCTTAATCCTGGAGACCCACACACAAGGCATAATTTGGAGGGTTATTTGCATGGAATTGATGGGACTCAAGGAATAGGAGTTTTAGCAGGTTTTAAACTAGAGGTGAATCGTGATCTCGCACTTGTCAACAGGATATGGGACATGCTAAAAGATGAATATTGTATACCTGCAGCTTGGTGGACTGAGAAGCACAAAGGAATGGTTCAACAAGAAGATGGAACTTGGCTTCTCTTGGATCGCGAGGACTATGACTTAGTCAGAGACATATGA